A genomic window from Sebastes fasciatus isolate fSebFas1 chromosome 7, fSebFas1.pri, whole genome shotgun sequence includes:
- the nup88 gene encoding nucleoporin 88 — MAAFGTERWLNELPNHAIFQKIRGKLDLEPTSNERGVAKNLTFCLGGDLFVWDDVDRVFYTTNLRQLNTEESRSSSGNHHQTLLCINPPLFSLGQVLLSPTQHHVALIGQRGVSVLELPQRWGKRSEFEGGRREVNCKTIPVAERFFTSSPSVTLRQAAWYPSETDEPHLVLLTSDNTIRFYGLKSPQTPAKVLSVSQSEDDSSGHPPVRSYAASLGEIAVAFDFGPISSPHRHLGSKEQLVYPLYVLYENGETYVSYTRQANGVSATKPAGPLPMYPAAEDNYGYDACAILCLPCVPSILVIATETGTLYHCVVLESEEEEETVGAVEKWIRGTEAVPALYVFECVELELTLKVATGEDEEPQEFDFTCPIRLHRDPLCQHRYHCTHEAGVHSVGLIWVNKLQKFLLSGEEDRDNLQELAAEKRCIVEHILCTRPLQTSQSAPVRGFLIVSDLSLGATMICITSTYECILLPLLSSIRPPSPPLLCSHPGPGSGSSPLRGLADDSFEQHIRNILARSSTNPLVLKAGDKDTSPPPPECLQLLSRATQVFREEYILKQDMAREEMQRRVKLLTSQKNKQLEEMTLCREERKSLREAAERLADKYEDAKYRQETIMNGVKKVLGSLQSQLPILSNSEKDMKKELQAISDQLRHLDNCIKQVNMKMDYQKTQVDKDAPAARMTVSLNVQQKKVVQDVLREQGQQIGDMMKQIKDIKNHFSF; from the coding sequence ATGGCGGCTTTCGGCACGGAGCGCTGGCTGAATGAGTTACCAAACCACGCTATCTTCCAAAAGATACGAGGGAAGTTGGATTTGGAGCCCACCTCAAATGAAAGAGGGGTCGCTAAGAACCTGACCTTCTGTCTGGGTGGGGACCTGTTCGTGTGGGACGACGTGGACCGCGTGTTTTACACCACCAACCTGCGGCAGCTGAACACGGAGGAGAGTCGCAGCAGCAGCGGGAACCACCACCAGACCCTGCTCTGCATCAACCCgcctctcttctctctgggCCAGGTGCTGCTCAGCCCGACCCAGCACCACGTCGCTCTCATCGGGCAGCGGGGCgtgtcggtgctggagctgCCTCAGCGGTGGGGCAAGAGGTCGGAGTTCGAGGGCGGCCGGAGAGAAGTCAACTGTAAGACCATCCCGGTGGCGGAGCGCTTCTTCACCAGCTCCCCGTCGGTCACTCTGCGGCAGGCCGCCTGGTACCCCAGCGAGACCGACGAGCCACACCTGGTGCTGCTCACATCCGACAACACCATCCGGTTCTACGGCTTGAAGTCGCCCCAGACGCCCGCCAAAGTCCTCTCAGTGTCCCAGTCTGAGGATGACAGCAGCGGCCATCCTCCGGTCCGCTCCTACGCAGCCTCTCTGGGAGAGATCGCAGTGGCGTTTGACTTCGGGCCCATTTCATCCCCCCATCGGCATCTGGGCTCCAAAGAGCAGCTGGTCTATCCTCTCTACGTCCTCTACGAGAACGGTGAGACCTACGTGAGCTACACGAGACAGGCAAACGGTGTGAGTGCCACTAAACCCGCCGGACCCCTCCCCATGTACCCTGCAGCAGAGGACAACTACGGCTACGATGCCTGTGCCATCCTCTGCCTGCCATGTGTGCCCAGCATCCTGGTCATCGCCACAGAGACAGGCACCCTGTATCACTGCGTGGTGCTGGagtctgaagaagaggaggagacagtAGGAGCAGTGGAGAAGTGGATCCGAGGAACAGAGGCTGTGCCGGCTCTCTACGTGTTTGAGTGTGTTGAGCTGGAGCTCACCCTCAAAGTAGCCACAGGAGAGGACGAGGAGCCTCAAGAGTTTGATTTCACCTGCCCCATCAGACTGCACAGAGACCCCCTGTGCCAGCACCGGTATCACTGCACCCACGAAGCAGGAGTGCACAGTGTGGGGCTGATCTGGGTCAACAAGCTGCAGAAGTTCCTCCTGTCAGGCGAGGAGGATAGGGACAATCTGCAAGAGCTGGCTGCTGAGAAGCGTTGTATTGTAGAGCACATTCTCTGCACCAGACCGCTCCAAACTAGTCAGTCAGCTCCAGTTCGTGGCTTCTTGATTGTGTCTGACCTCTCCTTGGGCGCCACCATGATCTGCATCACCAGCACCTACGAGTGCATCCTGTTGCCCCTGCTGAGCTCCATTCGGCCCCCATCCCCTCCTCTGCTCTGTTCACATCCAGGTCCAGGTTCCGGTAGCTCCCCTCTGCGGGGGCTGGCGGACGACTCTTTCGAGCAGCACATCCGCAACATCCTGGCACGAAGCTCCACCAATCCTCTCGTTCTCAAGGCCGGAGACAAGGACACGTCACCGCCACCTCCAGAGTGTCTGCAGCTCCTCAGCAGAGCTACGCAGGTCTTCCGCGAGGAGTACATCCTCAAGCAGGACATGGCCCGCGAAGAGATGCAGAGAAGGGTGAAACTCCTGACGAGCCAGAAGAACAAGCAGCTGGAAGAGATGACTCTGtgcagggaggagaggaagagcctGAGAGAGGCAGCGGAGAGGTTGGCCGATAAGTACGAAGACGCCAAGTATCGCCAGGAAACCATCATGAACGGGGTGAAAAAGGTGCTGGGCAGCCTGCAGAGCCAACTGCCCATTCTGTCAAACAGCGAGAAGGATATGAAGAAGGAACTGCAGGCCATCAGCGATCAGCTCAGACACCTGGACAACTGCATCAAACAGGTGAACATGAAGATGGACTACCAGAAGACACAAGTGGACAAGGATGCGCCCGCAGCCAGGATGACCGTCTCGCTCAACGTCCAGCAGAAGAAGGTCGTTCAGGATGTCCTCAGAGAACAGGGACAGCAAATCGGTGACATGATGAAACAAATCAAAGACATCAAAAACCATTTCAGTTTCTAA
- the ehd2b gene encoding EH domain-containing protein 2b isoform X1, which produces MSRWGRKNVKKAPEVIRTVTEGLKSLYRKKLLPLEEYYGFHDFHSLSMEDADFDNKPMVLVVGQYSTGKTTFIKYLLEQDIPGSRVGPEPTTDSFTAIMHGEVEGVIPGNALIVDPNKPFRKLNPFGNTFLNRFQCAQMPNQVLESISIIDTPGILSGAKQRVSRGNRADKGYDFAAVLRWFAERVDRIILLFDAHKLEISDEFAEAIGALKGNEDKLRVVLNKADMVGTQQLMRVYGALMWSLGKVFGTPEVLRVYIGSFWAEPLMVTDNRNLFELEEEDLFNDIQNLPRNAALRKLNDLVKRARLVRVHAHIISYLKQEMPSVFRKDNKKKNLIYQLPVIFSKIQLQHNISAGDFPDCTKMQEQLMVHDFSKFKTLKPNLMAALDELLSGDIAKLMPLLRQEELEAGDQLGVQGGAFIGTRAGPFGEGDPFAEENGEGGEEDEDWVVTKDKPKYDEIFYNLAPNEGKLSGNKAKDWMESSRLPNSVLGRIWKLSDVDHDGMLDAEEFALASHLIEVKLEGHGLPPELPERLIPPSKRRQKGSDA; this is translated from the exons ATGTCACGCTGGGGGAGAAAAAATGTGAAGAAGGCGCCTGAGGTGATCCGCACTGTGACAGAAGGGCTCAAGTCCCTGTATCGTAAGAAGCTGCTGCCTCTGGAGGAGTACTACGGTTTCCATGACTTCCACTCTCTCAGTATGGAGGACGCAGACTTCGATAATAAGCccatggtgctggtggtgggACAGTACTCCACTGGAAAGACGACGTTCATCAA GTATCTACTGGAGCAGGATATCCCTGGGAGCAGGGTGGGACCTGAACCCACCACCGACAGCTTCACTGCCATCATGCACGGGGAGGTGGAGGGAGTCATCCCCGGGAACGCCCTCATCGTAGACCCAAACAAGCCTTTCCGCAAACTCAACCCTTTTGGAAACACCTTTCTCAACAG ATTCCAGTGTGCCCAGATGCCCAACCAGGTCCTGGAGAGCATCAGCATCATCGACACCCCGGGGATCCTGTCCGGCGCTAAGCAGAGAGTGAGCCGAGGTAATAGAGCTGACAAAG GCTATGACTTCGCTGCTGTGCTGCGCTGGTTTGCGGAGCGCGTGGACCGCATCATCCTGCTGTTTGATGCCCACAAGCTGGAGATATCCGACGAGTTCGCCGAGGCCATCGGAGCCCTGAAGGGCAACGAGGACAAGCTGCGTGTGGTGCTCAACAAGGCCGACATGGTGGGCACTCAGCAGCTCATGAGAGTGTACGGCGCGCTCATGTGGTCCCTGGGGAAGGTGTTCGGCACCCCGGAGGTTCTGCGCGTCTACATCGGCTCCTTCTGGGCAGAGCCACTGATGGTTACAGACAACCGGAACCTGtttgagctggaggaggaggatctgTTCAATGACATCCAAAACCTCCCTCGCAACGCAGCTTTACGCAAGCTCAATGACCTGGTCAAGAGGGCTCGTCTGGTTAGG GTCCATGCCCACATCATCAGCTACCTGAAGCAGGAGATGCCTTCTGTCTTCAGGAAGgacaataaaaagaagaatctGATCTACCAGCTGCCAGTGATTTTCTCCAAGATCCAGCTGCAGCACAACATTTCTGCTGGAGACTTCCCAGATTGTACAAAAATGCAG GAGCAACTGATGGTTCACGATTTCAGTAAATTCAAAACTTTGAAGCCTAATCTGATGGCAGCCCTGGATGAGCTGCTCTCCGGCGACATCGCCAAACTGATGCCCCTCCTGCGGCAGGAGGAGCTGGAAGCAGGTGACCAGCTGGGCGTGCAGGGCGGCGCCTTCATCGGGACCCGCGCCGGACCGTTCGGAGAGGGCGACCCCTTCGCCGAGGagaacggagaggggggcgaGGAGGACGAAGATTGGGTGGTGACCAAAGACAAGCCCAAATATGATGAAATCTTCTACAACCTCGCTCCCAACGAGGGGAAACTGAGCGGCAACAAGGCCAAGGACTGGATGGAGAGCTCCCGCCTGCCCAACTCGGTGCTGGGTCGCATCTGGAAGCTGTCGGATGTGGACCACGACGGCATGCTGGATGCTGAAGAGTTTGCCCTGGCCAGCCACCTGATCGAAGTCAAGCTGGAGGGCCACGGTCTGCCCCCAGAGCTCCCCGAGCGTCTGATCCCGCCCTCCAAACGCAGGCAAAAGGGTTCTGATGCATAG
- the ehd2b gene encoding EH domain-containing protein 2b isoform X2, with translation MSRWGRKNVKKAPEVIRTVTEGLKSLYRKKLLPLEEYYGFHDFHSLSMEDADFDNKPMVLVVGQYSTGKTTFIKYLLEQDIPGSRVGPEPTTDSFTAIMHGEVEGVIPGNALIVDPNKPFRKLNPFGNTFLNRFQCAQMPNQVLESISIIDTPGILSGAKQRVSRGYDFAAVLRWFAERVDRIILLFDAHKLEISDEFAEAIGALKGNEDKLRVVLNKADMVGTQQLMRVYGALMWSLGKVFGTPEVLRVYIGSFWAEPLMVTDNRNLFELEEEDLFNDIQNLPRNAALRKLNDLVKRARLVRVHAHIISYLKQEMPSVFRKDNKKKNLIYQLPVIFSKIQLQHNISAGDFPDCTKMQEQLMVHDFSKFKTLKPNLMAALDELLSGDIAKLMPLLRQEELEAGDQLGVQGGAFIGTRAGPFGEGDPFAEENGEGGEEDEDWVVTKDKPKYDEIFYNLAPNEGKLSGNKAKDWMESSRLPNSVLGRIWKLSDVDHDGMLDAEEFALASHLIEVKLEGHGLPPELPERLIPPSKRRQKGSDA, from the exons ATGTCACGCTGGGGGAGAAAAAATGTGAAGAAGGCGCCTGAGGTGATCCGCACTGTGACAGAAGGGCTCAAGTCCCTGTATCGTAAGAAGCTGCTGCCTCTGGAGGAGTACTACGGTTTCCATGACTTCCACTCTCTCAGTATGGAGGACGCAGACTTCGATAATAAGCccatggtgctggtggtgggACAGTACTCCACTGGAAAGACGACGTTCATCAA GTATCTACTGGAGCAGGATATCCCTGGGAGCAGGGTGGGACCTGAACCCACCACCGACAGCTTCACTGCCATCATGCACGGGGAGGTGGAGGGAGTCATCCCCGGGAACGCCCTCATCGTAGACCCAAACAAGCCTTTCCGCAAACTCAACCCTTTTGGAAACACCTTTCTCAACAG ATTCCAGTGTGCCCAGATGCCCAACCAGGTCCTGGAGAGCATCAGCATCATCGACACCCCGGGGATCCTGTCCGGCGCTAAGCAGAGAGTGAGCCGAG GCTATGACTTCGCTGCTGTGCTGCGCTGGTTTGCGGAGCGCGTGGACCGCATCATCCTGCTGTTTGATGCCCACAAGCTGGAGATATCCGACGAGTTCGCCGAGGCCATCGGAGCCCTGAAGGGCAACGAGGACAAGCTGCGTGTGGTGCTCAACAAGGCCGACATGGTGGGCACTCAGCAGCTCATGAGAGTGTACGGCGCGCTCATGTGGTCCCTGGGGAAGGTGTTCGGCACCCCGGAGGTTCTGCGCGTCTACATCGGCTCCTTCTGGGCAGAGCCACTGATGGTTACAGACAACCGGAACCTGtttgagctggaggaggaggatctgTTCAATGACATCCAAAACCTCCCTCGCAACGCAGCTTTACGCAAGCTCAATGACCTGGTCAAGAGGGCTCGTCTGGTTAGG GTCCATGCCCACATCATCAGCTACCTGAAGCAGGAGATGCCTTCTGTCTTCAGGAAGgacaataaaaagaagaatctGATCTACCAGCTGCCAGTGATTTTCTCCAAGATCCAGCTGCAGCACAACATTTCTGCTGGAGACTTCCCAGATTGTACAAAAATGCAG GAGCAACTGATGGTTCACGATTTCAGTAAATTCAAAACTTTGAAGCCTAATCTGATGGCAGCCCTGGATGAGCTGCTCTCCGGCGACATCGCCAAACTGATGCCCCTCCTGCGGCAGGAGGAGCTGGAAGCAGGTGACCAGCTGGGCGTGCAGGGCGGCGCCTTCATCGGGACCCGCGCCGGACCGTTCGGAGAGGGCGACCCCTTCGCCGAGGagaacggagaggggggcgaGGAGGACGAAGATTGGGTGGTGACCAAAGACAAGCCCAAATATGATGAAATCTTCTACAACCTCGCTCCCAACGAGGGGAAACTGAGCGGCAACAAGGCCAAGGACTGGATGGAGAGCTCCCGCCTGCCCAACTCGGTGCTGGGTCGCATCTGGAAGCTGTCGGATGTGGACCACGACGGCATGCTGGATGCTGAAGAGTTTGCCCTGGCCAGCCACCTGATCGAAGTCAAGCTGGAGGGCCACGGTCTGCCCCCAGAGCTCCCCGAGCGTCTGATCCCGCCCTCCAAACGCAGGCAAAAGGGTTCTGATGCATAG
- the psmd8 gene encoding 26S proteasome non-ATPase regulatory subunit 8, with protein sequence MATRVLHDSHLTYSAGRCRIFCRITMALKETAGLYETLKAEWNKKNPNLSKCGELLSKLKVSLLELNFLPTSGSSLAKQQLILARDVLEIGALWSILKKDIPSFERYMAQLKCYYFDYKDELPEAAYMHQLLGLNLLFLLSQNRVSEFHTELERLSARDIQTNVYIRHPVSLEQYLMEGSYNKVFLAKGNIPAESYTFFIDILLDTIRDEIAGCIEKAYEQIQFSEATRVLFFSSPKKMTEYAKKRGWSLSPDGYYSFTTQQQRTEEVTIPSTELAQQVIEYARQLEMIV encoded by the exons ATGGCAACCAGAGTGCTTCACGACAGTCATTTAACGTATTCCGCTGGCCGGTGTCGTATATTTTGCAGAATCACCATGGCGCTGAAAGAGACCGCGGGTCTGTATGAGACACTCAAAGCGGAGTGGAACAAGAAAAACCCAAACCTGAGTAAATGTGGAGAACTGCTCAGCAAACTGAAG GTCTCATTACTCGAGCTGAACTTCTTACCTACCAGTGGGTCCTCACTCGCCAAGCAGCAGCTCATTTTAGCTC gTGATGTCCTTGAAATTGGAGCCTTGTGGAGTATCCTCAAGAAGGACATCCCATCCTTTGAGAGATACATGGCCCAGCTAAAATGTTACTACTTTGATTACAA GGATGAACTGCCCGAAGCTGCCTACATGCACCAGTTACTCGGACTGAACCTGCTCTTCCTGCTCTCACAGAACCGTGTGTCCGAGTTTCACACAGAACTTGAGAGACTGAGTGCACGAGATATTCAGACCAACGTATACATCAGACACCCAGTGTCCCTAGAGCAG TACTTGATGGAAGGAAGCTACAACAAGGTATTTCTTGCCAAAGGGAACATCCCTGCTGAGAGCTACACCTTTTTTATAGATATTCTGCTCGATACAATTCG TGATGAGATCGCAGGCTGCATAGAGAAAGCATACGAACAGATCCAGTTTAGTGAAGCCACCCGTGTGCTTTTCTTCAGTTCCCCGAAAAAGATGACAGAGTACGCCAAGAAG agAGGATGGAGTTTGAGCCCAGATGGCTATTACTCTTTCACCACTCAGCAGCAGCGGACAGAAGAGGTGACCATCCCCTCTACAGAGCTGGCACAGCAGGTCATCGAATATGCACGACAGCTGGAAATGATTGTGTAA